One window of the Trifolium pratense cultivar HEN17-A07 linkage group LG2, ARS_RC_1.1, whole genome shotgun sequence genome contains the following:
- the LOC123904867 gene encoding uncharacterized protein LOC123904867 has translation MACRRVVQSLLPFVLLLFINGHGSFARYIKIQQENVEEKQAYLDGWLKDSQAEKAKSTSNFNQVYLDGWLKDSQTKSNPNSNQVYLDGWLKDSQAKSNPNSNQVYLDGWLKDGQKVKSNPDSNQVYLDGWLKDSQEKSNPNSNQVYLDGWLKDNQAKSASNSNSVYLDGWLKDGQKVKSNPDSNQVYLDGWLKDIYLDGWLKDVQKAKSNPNSNQVYLDGWLKDSQVKSNPNSNQVYLDGWLKDSQVNQVKSTPNSNQVYLDGWLKDSQENQAKSNPNSNQVYLDGWLKDNIAKSNLNTNPVYLDGWLKDGKEQMERTTHNFNQAYLDGWLKDRQV, from the exons ATGGCATGCAGAAGAGTTGTTCAATCTCTCCTCCCTTTTGTCCTCCTGCTCTTCATC AATGGCCATGGAAGCTTTGCTAGGTATATAAAGATTCAGCAAGAGAATGTAGAAGAAAAACAAGCTTACTTAGATGGATGGTTGAAAGATAGCCAAGCAGAGAAGGCAAAATCTACCTCAAACTTCAACCAAGTTTATCTTGATGGCTGGTTGAAAGATAGTCAGACAAAATCCAATCCTAACTCCAATCAAGTTTACCTTGATGGATGGTTGAAAGATAGCCAAGCCAAATCCAACCCTAACTCCAACCAAGTTTATCTTGATGGATGGTTGAAAGATGGccaaaaagtaaaatccaaCCCCGACTCAAACCAAGTTTACCTTGATGGTTGGTTGAAGGATAGCCAAGAAAAATCCAATCCTAACTCCAATCAAGTTTACCTTGATGGTTGGTTGAAAGACAACCAAGCAAAGTCGGCCTCCAACTCAAACTCAGTTTATCTTGATGGATGGTTGAAGGATGGtcaaaaagtaaaatccaaCCCCGACTCCAACCAAGTTTACCTTGATGGCTGGTTGAAAGACA TTTATCTAGATGGATGGTTGAAAGATGTCCAAAAAGCAAAATCCAACCCCAATTCCAACCAAGTTTACCTTGATGGCTGGTTGAAAGATAGCCAAGTAAAATCCAACCCTAACTCCAATCAAGTTTACCTTGATGGTTGGTTGAAAGATAGCCAAGTAAA CCAAGTAAAGTCAACCCCTAACTCCAATCAAGTATACCTTGATGGTTGGTTGAAAGACAGCCAAGAAAA TCAAGCAAAATCCAACCCCAACTCCAACCAAGTTTACCTTGATGGCTGGTTGAAAGACAACATAGCAAAGTCGAACCTTAACACTAACCCGGTTTATCTTGATGGATGGTTGAAAGATGGCAAAGAGCAGATGGAAAGAACTACTCACAACTTCAATCAAGCTTATCTTGATGGTTGGTTAAAAGATAGACAAgtttag
- the LOC123911493 gene encoding pre-mRNA-splicing factor ATP-dependent RNA helicase DEAH1-like has protein sequence MKRIAATDIETLRVVSRQNYLKLRQERKLQQLKDEVEDDRYLFEGIPISESEYRHIMYKKEMCDLLFAEKNKELENNHHDYYRMPEAYDDQQSAAVNQEKRFSVAMQHYYDDDHKEEAWEDYQIRKALLKYGSNDIRKVSDDYQLIFEDKTDFIKAEMMDGYKNNLEMAFEKSSRAKRPVLQEERKKLPIYAFRDEFLQAVNNHQVIVIVGETGSGKTTQIPQYLQEAGYTKNGRMIACTQPRRVAAMSVAARVSQEMGVKLGHEVGYSIRFEDCTSEKTVVKYMTDGMLLREFLAQPELDSYSVVMVDEAHERTLSTDILFGLVKDVVRARPDLKLLISSATLDAEKFSNYFDLAPIFKIPGRRYPVEIHYTKSPEANYLDAAVVTALQIHATQSPGDILVFLTGQEEIETVEQILKHRVRGLGTKIAELIICPIYANLPTELQAKIFEPTPEGARKVVLATNIAETSLTIDGIKYVIDPGFCKMKTYNPRTGIESLLVTPISKASAMQRAGRSGRTGPGKCFRLYTSHSFQNDLDDNTSPEIQQTNLANVVLTLYSLGIEYEKLLRFEFMDPPPADAIKKAMELLYNLGALNGQGKLTKVGRRMAEFPLDPMLSKMIVASEKYKCSDEIISIAAMLSVGNSIFYRPKDKQVHADNARMNFHTGDVGDHIAHLNVYNSWKENNYSSQWCYENYIQVRSMKRARDIRDQLGGLLERVEIESTSNSNDLDAIKKSILSGFFPHAAKLQKNGTYGRVKHLQTVHIHPSSGLAEVVPRLVLYHELVLTTKEYMRQVTEIKPEWLLEIAPHYYQLNDVEDSSSKKMPRGHGLAH, from the coding sequence ATGAAACGAATCGCCGCCACGGATATCGAAACCTTACGAGTTGTTTCAAGGCAAAATTATTTGAAACTAAGACAGGAAAGGAAATTACAACAACTCAAAgatgaggttgaagatgatcGATATTTGTTCGAAGGAATTCCTATTTCTGAATCTGAATACCGCCATATCATGTACAAGAAAGAGATGTGCGATCTACTTTTTGCTGAGAAGAATAAAGAATTAGAGAATAATCATCATGATTACTATAGAATGCCAGAAGCTTATGACGATCAACAAAGTGCCGCCGTTAATCAGGAAAAGAGATTTTCTGTCGCAATGCAGcattattatgatgatgatcATAAAGAAGAAGCTTGGGAGGATTATCAGATTAGAAAGGCATTGTTGAAATATGGTTCCAATGATATAAGAAAAGTCTCCGATGACTACCAACTTATTTTTGAGGACAAGACTGATTTCATTAAGGCCGAGATGATGGACGGCtataaaaacaacttagagATGGCATTTGAAAAATCATCGAGAGCTAAGAGGCCGGTTCTGCAAGAGGAGAGGAAAAAGCTACCTATATATGCTTTTCGAGATGAGTTTCTACAAGCCGTTAATAATCATCAAGTAATCGTCATTGTTGGTGAAACTGGTTCCGGTAAGACTACACAGATTCCCCAGTATCTTCAAGAAGCCGGTTATACAAAGAATGGAAGAATGATTGCGTGTACTCAGCCACGTCGTGTTGCTGCTATGAGCGTGGCTGCTCGAGTTTCTCAAGAAATGGGGGTAAAACTAGGGCATGAGGTTGGTTACTCTATACGTTTTGAGGATTGCACGTCTGAGAAGACCGTTGTTAAATATATGACGGATGGAATGTTGTTGAGGGAATTCCTTGCTCAGCCTGAGTTGGATAGTTATAGTGTTGTGATGGTGGATGAGGCTCATGAAAGAACACTTTCAACTGATATTTTGTTTGGATTAGTTAAGGATGTTGTTCGTGCCCGGCCTGATCTTAAGTTGTTGATATCAAGTGCTACTCTTGATGCAGAGAAGTTCAGTAACTACTTTGATCTTGCTCCGATATTCAAAATTCCAGGGAGACGGTATCCTGTTGAAATACACTACACCAAATCACCAGAAGCTAACTACTTGGATGCTGCTGTTGTCACGGCGCTTCAGATTCATGCCACTCAATCTCCTGGAGATATATTGGTATTCCTTACTGGTCAAGAAGAAATTGAAACCGTAGAACAAATATTGAAGCATCGGGTTAGAGGTTTGGGGACTAAAATAGCCGAGTTGATTATATGTCCGATATATGCCAATCTGCCAACTGAACTACAAGCTAAAATATTTGAACCCACACCTGAAGGGGCTAGAAAGGTAGTCCTTGCCACCAATATTGCAGAAACGTCGTTGACAATCGATGGGATCAAGTATGTCATTGATCCCGGATTCTGTAAGATGAAAACTTACAATCCAAGGACCGGAATTGAGTCTTTACTGGTTACTCCCATCTCGAAAGCTTCAGCAATGCAAAGAGCTGGTCGGTCGGGAAGAACAGGCCCTGGTAAGTGCTTTCGATTGTATACTTCACACAGTTTTCAAAATGATTTGGATGATAACACTTCACCCGAAATACAACAGACCAACCTTGCAAATGTAGTGCTAACTTTATATAGTCTTGGCATTGAGTATGAGAAGTTGTTGCGTTTTGAATTTATGGATCCTCCACCAGCTGATGCTATAAAGAAAGCCATGGAGCTTTTATATAATCTAGGCGCTTTAAATGGGCAGGGCAAGTTAACTAAGGTAGGCAGACGAATGGCAGAGTTCCCACTTGATCCTATGTTGTCAAAAATGATTGTTGCATCAGAAAAGTACAAGTGTTCCGACGAGATCATCTCCATTGCTGCTATGCTTTCTGTTGGAAACTCAATATTCTACCGTCCGAAGGATAAACAAGTACACGCAGACAATGCACGAATGAATTTTCACACCGGTGATGTTGGTGACCACATTGCTCACCTAAATGTATACAATTCATGGAAAGAGAATAATTATTCATCACAATGGTGTTATGAGAATTATATACAAGTACGGAGCATGAAACGTGCAAGGGATATTCGGGATCAGCTTGGAGGTCTATTGGAGAGGGTTGAGATTGAATCAACCTCAAATTCCAATGATTTAGATGCCATTAAGAAATCCATATTATCTGGATTTTTCCCACACGCTGCAAAGCTGCAAAAGAATGGTACTTATGGAAGGGTTAAACATCTACAAACGGTTCACATACATCCTAGTTCGGGGCTGGCAGAGGTTGTTCCTAGATTGGTTTTGTACCATGAACTAGTACTCACAACCAAGGAATATATGAGACAGGTCACAGAGATAAAGCCAGAGTGGTTGTTGGAGATAGCCCCTCACTATTACCAGCTCAACGACGTTGAAGACTCGAGTTCTAAGAAAATGCCCCGTGGACATGGACTTGCACACTAG
- the LOC123904868 gene encoding uncharacterized protein LOC123904868, producing MNKILGKWIGAYDGAKRLQGSGWSENDVLAKAQEIYACGKNVRFTLMEEWNALRDQPRYSSQVGSGSSGSKRSHESDACGSNSVGSSARPIGRDAAKKKGKKKASTPTEVVDKELDTYMKMREKEVEHLTMVVSNQQEKNRLKKMKMYLKLSSDENLDDRKKAMLDTLAQELFP from the coding sequence atgaacaaaatacTGGGTAAATGGATTGGCGCTTATGATGGCGCTAAGCGTCTCCAAGGAAGTGGTTGGTCCGAGAATGATGTTTTGGCAAAAGCGCAGGAAATATATGCATGTGGGAAGAATGTTCGGTTCACTTTAATGGAAGAATGGAATGCTCTCCGTGATCAACCACGTTATAGTAGTCAAGTAGGATCTGGAAGTAGTGGATCTAAGAGATCTCACGAGAGTGATGCATGTGGCTCAAACTCTGTAGGATCTAGTGCTCGTCCTATAGGTAGGGATGCAGCcaaaaagaagggaaaaaagaaaGCTTCCACACCCACAGAGGTGGTGGACAAAGAATTGGATACTTACATGAAAATGAGGGAGAAAGAGGTGGAACATTTGACAATGGTAGTTTCCAATCAACAAGAGAAAAACAGacttaagaaaatgaaaatgtatCTGAAGTTAAGTTCTGATGAGAATCTCGATGACCGGAAGAAAGCCATGTTGGACACATTGGCCCAAGAACTGTTTCCATAA
- the LOC123911494 gene encoding protein YLS7, with protein sequence MKGMSWRVASPKGSSNPKPLYWIVVSIAVVAVFITFTSWFFVSYPIGSTVHGYIYGVESSQISGLSVSQKINITSVDLHMNASFDLVDNKAPSKIEKNDTNLDSHVLFSESASPKIVPVTKEVNGLETSDAVASKASVPVIGTNSSIMKGCDLYHGNWIHDPLGPLYANNSCPILTQTQNCQGNGRPDKDYENWRWKPFQCDIPRFDPRMFLELMKGKTVAFIGDSVARNQMESMMCILWQVEEPKNQGTRNMQRYYFESTSLTIVRIWSSWLVKHNSEPFDFAPAGVEKIYLESPDEMLMEFLPTFDVVVLSSGHWFMKQSVYILNNEIVGGQLWWPDKSRHTKINSVEAFGISVETILTALVTHPNYTGLTILRSYSPDHYEGGGWNTGGSCTGKVKPLAVGELVENKYLASMYEQQVKGFNRAVKKATNGSKIRLMDITEAFQYRHDGHPGPYRSTDPNKITKRGRDGRPPPQDCLHWCMPGPVDTWNEIVFEIIKREYEGDRIS encoded by the exons ATGAAAGGCATGAGTTGGAGGGTTGCATCCCCTAAAGGCTCTTCAAATCCAAAACCACTTTATTGGATTGTGGTTTCAATTGCAGTAGTGGCAGTATTCATAACTTTTACTTCATGGTTTTTTGTATCATACCCTATTGGTTCAACTGTTCATGGTTATATCTATGGTGTAGAGAGTTCACAAATTTCTGGTTTATCGGTCTCTCAGAAAATCAATATAACTTCTGTTGATCTTCACATGAATGCAAGTTTCGATTTAGTAGATAATAAAGCACCTAGCAAGATAGAAAAAAATGATACAAATTTAGATTCACATGTACTTTTTAGTGAATCTGCTTCACCAAAAATTGTTCCAGTAACTAAGGAGGTAAATGGCCTAGAAACTTCTGATGCAGTGGCTTCAAAAGCATCTGTTCCGGTGATCGGTACCAATTCCTCCATTATGAAAG GTTGTGATCTATACCATGGAAATTGGATACATGATCCATTGGGACCGTTATACGCAAACAACTCGTGCCCTATATTGACACAGACACAGAATTGTCAGGGTAATGGGAGGCCTGATAAGGATTATGAAAATTGGCGATGGAAGCCTTTTCAGTGTGACATCCCACGGTTCGATCCGAGGATGTTTTTGGAGCTAATGAAAGGCAAGACAGTGGCTTTCATTGGAGATTCAGTGGCTCGAAACCAGATGGAGTCCATGATGTGTATTCTCTGGCAG GTAGAGGAACCAAAGAATCAGGGAACTCGCAACATGCAGCGATATTATTTTGAGTCTACATCTTTAACGATTGTTCGGATATGGTCATCATGGCTTGTCAAACACAATTCAGAACCATTTGACTTTGCTCCAGCTGGTGTGGAGAAAATCTATCTTGAATCCCCTGATGAGATGTTGATGGAATTTCTCCCAACATTTGATGTAGTCGTTCTTTCTTCTGGCCATTGGTTTATGAAACAATCTGTATACATCTTGAACAATGAGATAGTTGGAGGACAATTGTGGTGGCCAGACAAGTCTCGGCATACGAAGATTAACAGTGTTGAAGCATTTGGTATATCTGTTGAAACAATTCTTACAGCTCTTGTTACACATCCGAATTATACCGGGCTTACAATTTTGCGTTCCTATTCGCCTGATCATTATGAGGGTGGTGGATGGAACACTGGTGGGTCATGCACCGGGAAAGTTAAACCTCTTGCAGTTGGCGAACTCGTTGAAAATAAGTATCTCGCTTCGATGTATGAGCAACAGGTTAAAGGTTTCAACCGTGCAGTAAAAAAGGCGACAAATGGTTCAAAGATAAGATTGATGGATATTACTGAAGCCTTTCAATACCGGCATGATGGTCATCCTGGTCCATATAGGAGCACTGATCCTAACAAGATTACGAAACGTGGCCGAGATGGAAGGCCACCACCACAGGATTGCTTGCACTGGTGCATGCCGGGACCTGTAGATACTTGGAATGAAATTGTGTTTGAAATCATTAAGAGAGAATATGAAGGTGATAGAATatcatga